Proteins from a single region of Carassius auratus strain Wakin unplaced genomic scaffold, ASM336829v1 scaf_tig00215076, whole genome shotgun sequence:
- the LOC113093572 gene encoding biglycan-like, with the protein MLLVLVAFLFLCTAHLPLDSSALPFEQKGFWDFDKDIDMKELMMMMKDEEEGSAVDPYQPEHPTCPFGCRCDLRVVQCSDLGLGYVPYDIPKDTLLLDLQSNRITEIREEDFKGMTNLYALVLRNNQISKVHPKAFLPLKRLQKLYISHNLLTSIPENLPPSLVELRIHDNHIKKVQAYSFSGLHNMHVIEMGRNPLQNSGFEPGAFLDLKLNYLRISEAKLTGIPKDLPSSLNELHLDSNQIQAIELVDLSQYTQLQRLGLGSNQIRHIEHGALSYLTDLRELHLDNNRLSSVPSGLPHLKYLQVVYLHSNNITNVGADDFCPTGFGMKKVFYNGISLFDNPIRYWEVQPATFRCVSNQMAVQFGNHKK; encoded by the exons ATGTTGTTGGTCCTCGTGgcttttctgtttctctgcacTGCCCACCTGCCACTTGACTCTTCCGCCCTTCCCTTTGAGCAAAAAGGATTCTGGGACTTTGACAAGGACATTGATATGAAagagctgatgatgatgatgaaggacgAGGAAGAAGGGTCAGCTGTGGATCCTTACCAACCGGAACATCCTACATGCCCATTTGGCTGTCGGTGCGACCTCAGAGTCGTACAGTGCTCGGATTTAG GTTTAGGTTACGTGCCATATGATATTCCTAAAGACACACTGCTGTTGGACCTGCAGAGCAACAGGATCACAGAGATCAGGGAGGAAGATTTTAAAGGAATGACCAACCTCTAT GCGCTGGTGTTAAGAAATAACCAGATCTCCAAAGTTCATCCTAAGGCATTCCTCCCTTTGAAGCGTTTGCAGAAGTTATACATCTCGCACAACCTTCTGACTTCCATCCCCGAAAACCTTCCTCCATCCCTTGTGGAGCTGCGTATCCATGACAATCATATCAAGAAGGTGCAGGCATATAGCTTCTCGGGCCTCCACAACATGCATGTCATTG AAATGGGTCGTAATCCACTCCAGAACAGTGGTTTCGAACCTGGAGCATTTTTGGACCTTAAACTTAACTACTTGCGCATTTCTGAAGCCAAACTCACCGGAATCCCAAAAG ACCTCCCCAGTAGTCTTAATGAGCTTCATTTGGACAGTAATCAGATTCAGGCCATAGAGTTGGTGGATCTCAGCCAGTACACCCAGCTTCAGAG GTTGGGACTTGGCAGTAACCAGATTCGCCACATTGAGCACGGTGCTTTGTCTTACCTCACCGACCTAAGAGAGCTGCACCTTGACAACAACCGTCTGTCCAGTGTGCCCAGTGGACTGCCTCATTTGAAATAtctgcag GTTGTCTACCTCCATTCAAACAACATCACTAATGTTGGGGCGGATGACTTCTGCCCTACGGGTTTTGGGATGAAGAAGGTGTTCTACAATGGCATCAGTCTCTTTGACAACCCAATCAGGTATTGGGAGGTGCAGCCCGCTACCTTCCGCTGTGTCAGTAACCAGATGGCTGTACAGTTTGGCAACCACAAGAAATAA
- the LOC113093573 gene encoding extracellular matrix protein 2-like encodes MYKLLALCLCLCLAYLAAEGKQEKRRRERQRDSRRFLSAEDAPEYDSPFLPDHSSQCLVNGISLFEGAVWSPEPCSVCQCKNGAVSCRTIPCPARASPTLKSVASKSSPTSAWKTSLKNRLTGNRKPSVGTEVLEVKPKKNRMVVIPAKEAPSNVPKKQVKKNQEVIVNLDPGKPPKTPVIATGPQYMRPVHFDNDDHDDDDYLEDDSDSDDDDDDNRSFPVFRSALRPVAIERRVMPPTLKPATPRVEPAFALPTRKSVRLPTGRPLPAPSGRPVDRGIGRPIVHTSVHMESLPAGCLLSESLIACGNTRLTHMPIIKDAGVRSLFLADNKISKIPSHALAGLPNLEWLDLSRNKLDDFSLGPNVFRNLTKLRRLNLDGNIFTKVPALPPSLVELKINDNKLSGLTPHSFQGLSKLLTLELEDNYFHDGNVSPLAFKPLRRLIYLRLDDNKFRAIPSGLPISVQELHLSDNKIEVIHSGLLNKTTNLRVLNLSQNRIREDRIHPRAWTHLLKLEYLDLSHNKLVHVPSFLPVGLQQLILHHNQIERIPGYVFGHLRPGLDSLQLSYNRLREDGINEVSFRGLYNSLSELLLDHNQLRSIPRGILQLKNLQHLRLNHNYINHITMNSLCDTTAREDSLLMSVHLEYNLIDRRLIPPIAFSCIKSYQSVLLRPQRYEEHQE; translated from the exons ATGTACAAGCTTTTAgctttgtgtctgtgtctgtgtttagcGTATTTAGCGGCTGAAGGAAAACaagaaaagagaagaagagagagacagagggactCCAGACGATTCTTATCTGCTGAAGATGCACCTGAGTATGATAGCCCATTCCTTCCAG ACCATAGCAGTCAGTGCTTGGTGAATGGGATTTCTCTGTTTGAGGGGGCTGTCTGGTCCCCGGAGCCTTGCAGTGTGTGCCAGTGTAAAAATGGAGCAGTCAGCTGCCGAACCATCCCCTGCCCGGCCAGAG CTTCACCCACCCTGAAGTCTGTGGCCAGCAAGTCCAGTCCAACATCTGCGTGGAAAACAAGCTTGAAAAACAGACTGACAGGAAATAGAAAACCATCTGTGGGGACGGAGGTTCTGGAGGTGAAACCAAAGAAGAACAGGATGGTGGTCATCCCAGCCAAAGAA GCACCCTCAAATGTCCCTAAGAAGCAAGTGAAGAAAAACCAGGAGGTGATTGTGAATCTGGATCCTGGTAAACCACCTAAGACCCCTGTAATAGCCACAGGACCTCAGTATATGAGACCAGTCCATTTTGATAATGATGACCATGATGATGATGACTATCTTGAGGACGACAGTGacagtgatgatgatgacgatgataaCCGCAGCTTTCCGGTGTTCAGATCTGCTCTTCGCCCTGTAGCAATAGAAAGACGAGTAATGCCGCCCACACTCAAACCAGCCACACCACGAGTAGAACCGGCCTTTGCTCTTCCTACAAGAAAATCTGTGAGACTGCCCACTGGAAGGCCACTGCCAGCCCCAAGTGGGCGACCGGTGGATAGAGGTATTGGCCGTCCAATCGTCCACACCTCTGTTCATATGGAGTCTCTCCCAGCAGGCTGCCTGCTTTCAGAGTCTCTTATAGCTTGTGGAAACACTCGCCTTACCCATATGCCCATCATCAAAGATGCAGGGGTCAGGAGTCTCTTTCTTGCAG ATAACAAAATCAGCAAGATCCCATCACATGCTCTAGCAGGTCTTCCCAACCTGGAGTGGCTCGACCTCAGCAGGAACAAGCTGGATGATTTCTCTTTGGGACCAAATGTTTTTCGG AACTTGACGAAGCTCAGGAGGTTGAACCTGGATGGAAACATCTTCACTAAAGTGCCGGCTCTCCCTCCCTCGCTGGTGGAGCTGAAGATCAACGATAATAAACTCAGTGGTCTCACTCCCCACAGCTTTCAGG GTTTGTCCAAGCTGCTGACACTGGAGTTAGAGGATAATTATTTCCATGATGGAAATGTCTCTCCTCTGGCCTTCAAGCCTCTGAGAAGGCTGATTTACTTAAGACTGGATGACAACAAGTTCAGGGCTATTCCCTCTGGTCTGCCTATTTCAGTACAG GAGCTGCACCTTTCTGACAACAAGATAGAGGTGATCCATTCAGGGCTCCTAAACAAGACCACAAACCTGAGAGTCCTGAACCTCAGCCAAAACCGAATCCGAGAGGACCGCATTCATCCAAGAGCATGGACACACTTGCT GAAACTGGAGTATTTGGACCTTTCCCACAATAAGCTGGTTCACGTTCCCTCTTTCCTGCCGGTTGGTCTACAGCAGCTCATCTTGCATCACAACCAAATTGAGCGCATCCCTGGCTATGTGTTCGGCCACCTGCGACCTGGTCTAGACTCCCTGCAGCTCTCGTACAACCGTCTGCGTGAAGACGGGATAAATGAAGTGTCATTTCGGGGCCTGTACAACTCACTGAGTGAACTGCTGTTGGACCATAACCAGCTCAGGTCAATCCCACGAGGCATTCTACAGTTAAAGAACCTGCAGCACCTGAGACTGAACCACAACTACATCAA CCACATCACTATGAACTCGTTGTGTGACACTACGGCCCGTGAGGACTCCCTGCTGATGTCTGTTCACCTGGAGTACAACCTGATCGACCGCCGCCTCATTCCACCAATAGCCTTCTCCTGCATCAAATCCTACCAGAGCGTCCTTCTGCGGCCTCAGAGATACGAAGAGCACCAGGAATGA
- the LOC113093567 gene encoding nudix hydrolase 24, chloroplastic-like isoform X1 has protein sequence MASWSEKMLQLLRRMNNFHLPGSSLESCLRFEVAGEQVGWISPKVASVLGRFPAVFRPYGSAITFCSGLDTFESRSVAVDEVLQELRREASFTCLIGWRDEDEFYFQQYAVMPRYCDPPLMYMERAATSLFGVKRYGVHVNGYTRDSSGNLNMWLARRSLTKQTYPGRLDNMAAGGLAAGCSVRHTMVKECEEEACIPPGLAEQARPVGTVSYTYEDDEGIFPECQFVFDLELPLNFQPHIGDGEVQAFYYYPIEKVKDLLVSEEFKPNCAMVVLDFLIRHAIIEPDSEPYYHEFVAGLHRSL, from the exons ATGGCTTCGTGGTCGGAGAAAATGCTACAACTCCTGCGTCGAATGAATAACTTTCATCTACCAG GTTCTAGTTTAGAGAGCTGTCTACGTTTTGAGGTGGCTGGAGAACAGGTTGGATGGATTTCCCCAAAAGTAGCATCAGTTCTTGGTCGTTTTCCTGCTGTCTTCAGACCATATGGGAGCGCTATAACCTTCTGCTCCGGGCTGGACACTTTTGAGAGCAGATCGGTGGCTGTGGATGAGGTCCTGCAGGAGCTGAGGAGAGAGGCATCATTCACCTGTCTCATAGGCTGGAGAGATGAG GATGAATTTTATTTTCAGCAATATGCTGTGATGCCCAGGTATTGCGACCCTCCGTTGATGTATATGGAGAGAGCAGCTACAa GTCTGTTTGGAGTGAAACGGTACGGCGTCCATGTCAATGGCTACACACGGGATTCAAGTGGCAACCTTAATATGTGGCTAGCACGACGATCTCTGACCAAACAGACGTATCCAGGAAGACTGGACAACAtg GCAGCTGGAGGACTGGCAGCAGGCTGTAGTGTAAGGCATACCATGGTTAAAGAGTGTGAAGAGGAGGCCTGTATCCCTCCAGGCCTGGCAGAGCAAGCGCGTCCTGTGGGAACTGTGAG CTACACCTACGAGGATGACGAAGGAATATTTCCTGAGTGTCAGTTTGTTTTTGATTTAGAGCTGCCTCTCAATTTTCAGCCTCACATTGGAGACGGAGAAGTGCAAGCGTTTTACTACTATCCAATAGAGAAG GTGAAAGATCTCCTGGTCAGTGAGGAGTTCAAGCCGAACTGTGCCATGGTGGTTCTGGACTTCCTCATCAGACATGCCATCATTGAGCCCGACTCAG AACCCTACTATCATGAATTTGTGGCTGGATTGCACAGATCACTGTAA
- the LOC113093567 gene encoding nudix hydrolase 24, chloroplastic-like isoform X2, whose product MASWSEKMLQLLRRMNNFHLPGSSLESCLRFEVAGEQVGWISPKVASVLGRFPAVFRPYGSAITFCSGLDTFESRSVAVDEVLQELRREASFTCLIGWRDEQYAVMPRYCDPPLMYMERAATSLFGVKRYGVHVNGYTRDSSGNLNMWLARRSLTKQTYPGRLDNMAAGGLAAGCSVRHTMVKECEEEACIPPGLAEQARPVGTVSYTYEDDEGIFPECQFVFDLELPLNFQPHIGDGEVQAFYYYPIEKVKDLLVSEEFKPNCAMVVLDFLIRHAIIEPDSEPYYHEFVAGLHRSL is encoded by the exons ATGGCTTCGTGGTCGGAGAAAATGCTACAACTCCTGCGTCGAATGAATAACTTTCATCTACCAG GTTCTAGTTTAGAGAGCTGTCTACGTTTTGAGGTGGCTGGAGAACAGGTTGGATGGATTTCCCCAAAAGTAGCATCAGTTCTTGGTCGTTTTCCTGCTGTCTTCAGACCATATGGGAGCGCTATAACCTTCTGCTCCGGGCTGGACACTTTTGAGAGCAGATCGGTGGCTGTGGATGAGGTCCTGCAGGAGCTGAGGAGAGAGGCATCATTCACCTGTCTCATAGGCTGGAGAGATGAG CAATATGCTGTGATGCCCAGGTATTGCGACCCTCCGTTGATGTATATGGAGAGAGCAGCTACAa GTCTGTTTGGAGTGAAACGGTACGGCGTCCATGTCAATGGCTACACACGGGATTCAAGTGGCAACCTTAATATGTGGCTAGCACGACGATCTCTGACCAAACAGACGTATCCAGGAAGACTGGACAACAtg GCAGCTGGAGGACTGGCAGCAGGCTGTAGTGTAAGGCATACCATGGTTAAAGAGTGTGAAGAGGAGGCCTGTATCCCTCCAGGCCTGGCAGAGCAAGCGCGTCCTGTGGGAACTGTGAG CTACACCTACGAGGATGACGAAGGAATATTTCCTGAGTGTCAGTTTGTTTTTGATTTAGAGCTGCCTCTCAATTTTCAGCCTCACATTGGAGACGGAGAAGTGCAAGCGTTTTACTACTATCCAATAGAGAAG GTGAAAGATCTCCTGGTCAGTGAGGAGTTCAAGCCGAACTGTGCCATGGTGGTTCTGGACTTCCTCATCAGACATGCCATCATTGAGCCCGACTCAG AACCCTACTATCATGAATTTGTGGCTGGATTGCACAGATCACTGTAA